The genome window TGTCACTCACAATATGATACCGGGAAACTTTCCCCAAGTCTTTAATTAAACCAATTGAATCTTAAAAATTAAGATATCtttaatatcttttttattttaaataaaacatatttgatttttcCTAAGAATATTTGTCATATCATAAGATGAAAgtggaaaaaaaatcttttatattcACTCTCTTATTATTATATCTATCATGTTCTTTAGTTGATTTCGCGAGAAAACAATTTACATTTGGAACAGCACCTACTATTTTCATGATGCCTAAGAAGAGTTCATACCTTTTTCAAATATCCAAAATGCATtcctataaaaaaataatcttttccCATGGAAACACAAACAACCAAATCGAGGGATCAGCTAAGAGTATTTATGAGTAAAGGCACAATATCTTACTTCATCGGATCGAATCAAGTTACAGTATCTTAGTTTAGTTTCTAAAAATAGtccattcaaaaatattatagccAAAGTTTAGTTATCATAAATCACCATCTATCTTAAttactaattaaatcataaattttGAAGTTTCACAAAATGATTAATCTGAGAGTTTTCGAATGATTTTGGATGAAATTTAAGATCATTTTACTGTGTTTCATAATAAAGGATGATAAATCCTCATTTTTTTCacttaatattaaattaatatttatattttagaaaaCCTTATGGTACTtatgtttatttattataaataataataataataataataatgatgataataataataatatgtggttataatgtttttaaataaatttatatttttttattattgtattaaAGCATTATAACTCtattaaaaaaaactataataAAGATTTAGTTAGAAAAAAATCCGATGGCTTTGGTGACATGAGGCTGCTAGTTGTTCTTTGAGATGGTAGAATAGCCCAGACATGTAATTGCATTTGCTTTTGCAGCAAGGTATTGTctcaatttttctttttcttttttttgatctTTTTGTGTTTTATTCTCTTGAGGTTAGCTGGTTGTTCTTGAAACAAAAATGGATTCAATGTATCAGTTGGCTTCCTTAGTGATTGTATTTTTCACATCATAGTAGTCTAGTTCTTATACTGTGTTTTAGTTCTTCTTTTTGAAATAAAAGACCGAAGATGACAGAATTTTTTAAAACTTTTCCGAAAATCTAGAATCTGCGGTGCTAATAATTCTAATGAAAATGCATTTTCAACTTACTACGAGGCTTTTCCAATAAATCATGTACGGTAGGTATCCTTACTACAGACACATTTGTTCTTGTAGACTGTATTAACCTCATTatgagaacaaaaaaacaaaacaatgtCCGAAGAAAAATTTGTAGCTAATTCTGCTGCTAAATTAACAACAAGCCCAGATAAGAAACATGCATTAGCAAATTACTGGATAACTCATCAAGCACCACGATCACGGTAGTTTCGGAGAAGTTTTATGGATTAATTAGCTGAAACAATTGTAAAGCATTTCTTTTATCAGTAATGATACTTACCAGAACAAAGCAAGAGTTTGGTGAAACCAGCTATATATATAAGCTAAAGCCGGAGAAAAGATGAAGGAGAATCGTACACGGTCTTTAGCTAACTGAATTAGCAGATACATCATCGACTTTTCCAATTGCCTCGAGTATTGATGAGTATGTAATTAGATCGTACTTAAACCCCATCGAGTTCATTTCTTTCATCAGTTTAGCGGCCTCCTCAAACATTCCAGCATGGCTAAGAGCACCGAGAACTGTGTTGTATGACACAGCATCTGGCTTGAAACTGGACTGTTTCATGTTTGAGAGCATCTCCATGGCACGTATTGGTCCACCTGACTTTGCCACGCCATTCAAAATGATATTGAGAGAATTTATATCTGGAACGCAACCCTGCTCTTGCATTGCTCGAAGCATCGACTGTGCTTCATCCATCATTCCCATCCTTACCATACCAGACATGAGGGCATTGTAGGCATAGACATCAGGGACACACCCTAGTTGTTTCATTTCCTCAAAAAGTGCTACCGCATCATTCAGACGGCCACACTTACCGAAATGCTTGATTATCACGGCATAGACTCTAGAGGTGGAAGAACCACAGTTCTCTTTTAGTTCCTGAAATAATTCAGTTGCTGCATCATAACGTTTTGCTTTCCCAAGAGCATCAATCAAGCTACAGTAGGCTGCTGGGCACGGAGGAAAGCCCTTCTCATCCATCTCCTCAAGAAGCATCAAGGCTTTCTCCACTCGATTTGTTTTGCAAAACCCATCGATAAGAATTGAGTAAGTAAATGCACTGGGTTCGATTCCTTTTTCCTTCATTTTCTCCAACCAAGAAGCAGCTTCAGACACGCGTGCCTTGGAATCAAAATGGGCCTTGATGACAGTATTGTACGTAACCACATTAGGGACACAGTGCAAACTTTCCATTTCCTCAAACAGCTTAACAACATCATCCAATCGCCCAGCCTTGCCCAAGATGTTCACGAGATTATTCATTAGGACTATGTCCGGCTTACAACCTTCTCTTTGCATTTGAAGAAAAAATTCATAAGCCTCTTCTGTTCTTCCAGCTTTCCCAAGGCCCTTTATCAACTCCGTGTAAGTGAAAACATTTGGCACACAACACTGATCCCTCATATCTTGCAACAGATTCATTGCCTTTTCCACATTCCCCGACTTGAAACACATTTCCATCAAGGTAGTATAGATCTTTGTAGTAGGTTGCAACTTGTTTTCTTTCATCTCCTCGAGCAACCTAAAAGCCGAATCCTCACGACCTAGCTTGCAGAATGCCATAATCAGCGCATTGTAAGTCACCGTGTCAGGAAGACAGTTGCCCTGATTGCACATCTCATTGTAAAGCTCATGCACCTTCTCATGGTGGCCTTCTTGCATCAACATGATGATCATGCTGTTATAGGCATGAGAATTCGGCTCACACTTGCGAATCTTTATCTGATAAAAGATCGAGCATGCCTTATTCACCATCTTCACCCTACCAAGGATGCGAATGATCTCCGAAAGCTCAACCGGCATGATTATGCAAGGGCTTCTCACCATCTCTTGTATAGTTCTCCACATCTCGCCAAACAATCCCTCTTCATCCAAGCAGCGAATCAAGGCCATGTACGTTGCTGCATTGTGCTCAAAATTCTTCCTTTTGCTGGCCCAGTGAAAGAATTGCATCTTCACACCGATCTCGACATCAGTTTTCAGGACTTCAAGGACTAGCCGGTGATCAACCCGCAGCATCAGCACCTCCAAGGCCTTCTCCGCATCCGGCCCCCATTTAAAGATCTTCAATATTCTCAAGAACCTCTCATCCAACGGACGGCCTAGGCGTTGACGATCCCGGACCGTCAGCGAGTTCATGCCGCCATTTTCAAGGCTCGGAAGCTTGAACATCCGAACGATTTCATTCTCTGCTCAAGCGTAACGAAGATCGATAAAAAAATCCAGCACTAGATAGATGGAGGCAAGAAAAAATGAATCTTTCGCTGAGAAGGCAAGAGAAGAGAAATGCCTATCACCTGTTTGCTTTAGTCTCCGACTGAGTTGAGGTGAGGAAGAGACCGCCCGCTTCGCTAGGACAAGAGCGCCCCATCGAATGCGCATCTGTATTTGCACAGAATATGGAATGATGAGCCTACAAGTTTCCAACCGATCTGAGGGAGGATACGGCCGTCACTTGTCCGTCTTCAAAAAGTCTGGCCGAGTGTACAACACGATTCCAGAAAAGAGATCAACCTTTCCAAATGATCGAGTGGATTTATCTTTCTTCACACACTATATACTTCCTCTGTAGCTGCGGCCGCCGGCCGGAGGAAGACAAACGCGCCTCAGCCCGGTGGCGGAAGGGTAGGTGGAAAGACCGCTGAGGAGAGACCGCCGTCGGAGGAGCCCGTTGTCTGACGCCGAAGTTATAAAGAAGAGGCAGAGAGACTCACTATTTCCGACGGCCGGACGAGGAGCGGGTACAGCAGAGGGAGCGAAAGGGAGGAAGGCGAAGAAACAAGGTGGTGCGGCGAGTCCAAAGGTTGGTTATCGCTCGAGTGCGTCGCTTCCAGGCGCGACTTTCGATACGAATTAAGTTACGACGGAGGATGTGGTGCTGCGTGAGATGGGTTCGTAAACTCAGTGGTTCGAGTTCGTGTTTTTGGGCCTTTGGGCTCTTTTTTGGGTATGCGTTTTCTGGAAATCGGCATTGTTTTCCTTCCATCTCTCATCTGTTCAAATTGGAAGATTGATTGGGTGATATATTCATTTCACGTCATGTCTGGATTTAATGTtttcatttttgtgtgctaattTTTCTTTGTTGGAACGTCGCATataccctttctctctctctctctcgttttccTCCATTAGTCACACTGTACAAAGGAATAGTCATTCATGGATATGAATTGCACATCGTCTTTTCCTTTAGGAGGAACAGAAAAGAAGCTATGTTTCGTTATCATCGTCATCGCTTAACTCCCACACAAGTAGGAATTGCGTGTTGGTCAGTTCATCCAGCGAGAACAGAAACAAGAGAAAGGGAATACCACTGCATCACTGCCTACGAAGAGAACAAAGCTGATACTACAAAATTGGAGTCATGCTATCATCCTCTATTTCCAACCGCATCAACGTCATCGTCCTCCTTCAAGTCTCCGACCCCTGCCAACTTAGATTTCTGGTCAGAAACGCCACTTCTTCGGGTTGGAGGACGCGACGGTCCCCTCAGGCGGCCACGGAGAGCTCGCTTTCACAACCCATGTGTTGTGCGTGCAGATGCGTCCCAACGAGCTACCTTGGTCAACTCGGCTCATCTCAATTGTCGACTGAACTCTATCAATCTTGATGCAAACTCAAGTCAATCTGGACCGTACCCGTTCGATCGATCGGCAACTGTTTCTAATTGCCGAGCAAACTCGAGTCGGGCTGACTTCTGATCGAAGACTCGCAATTAGTCTTCCGATTTAGTCACGACTACCAACAGCTTCATAaagcaggcatggagatgtagtgtTAGCACATCGCTTCTTGTCGTCAACCTCCGtacccttctctctctctgtctctcttccgCCATGAGCACAGACACAGAGCAGGCAACCCCCTTAGCCGTCGGCACCAAACGCCCCGACAACGACGAGGAACTCCCGGCCGCCTCCATGACACGCCGCCGAAGCCGCCTCCAAGGCCGCTGCCTCATCTGCGGTGGTTCCTGCGCCgccatcctcatcatcatcgcCATCGTCATCGTCGTCCTCGCCCTCACCGTCTTCAAGGTCAAGGAGCCCGTCATGACCATGAACAGCGTCACAATCGAGAAGCTTGCCGTCAACTTCGgcgcgccctcctcctcctcctcccagctCTTCGCCATCAACATGACCGTGGTCGCCGACGTCTCCGTCAAGAACCCCAACGCCGCCAGTGTCCGGTTCGGCGCCAGCACCACCGCCATCTACTACCGCGCGCGCGAGATGGGCGTCGCCTACGGGCCGCCCGGCACCGCCCGGGCGCGCCGCACCTTCCGCATCAACGTAACGGTGGACGTGATGGCCGACAGGATCTTGGGCGACGCCAACCTGTTCGACGACCTGGCGGCGGGGAGCATCGCGGTGACGACGGCGACCAAGGTGGGCGGGAGGGTGAGGGTCTTGGGCGTGTTCAAGCACCACGTGGACGTGATGATGAACTGCAGCATCACCATGGCGGTGGCCAACCAGTCGATCGTGGGTCAGAACTGTAATCAGAAAGTTCGGCTATGACCGTcagttcctcttcttcttgttgctgTAGCAGTGCGAGATAGGAATGAATCTTCTGTGGAAGAACAGAGTCGAGGGGTTGGGCTGATAATTGGAGTACCCCCCATACTGTTATGGAGTTGACTTTGAACATTATTTTCTCTCCCTTTCATCAGAAAGAGTCCTTCGATGATCTATCAAAGAACTCTGTTCACTCAATTTGCCGAGATATGGAAACAAAGGAGATGAGATGACTCAACTAAGCTTAAGCAAAACCAGAAAAGATAGAGAGAGACTCAAAAAGGATTCTACAAACAAAGGAGACATAGTCGATTTTGGATGTATTAAAGGTGCATTCTTAATCTGGGAGTAGTTAGATTGCTCCAAAACGTTCTTAATCTGTAAGATttaatgaaatatatcatggccaTGTCACTGAAAGAAGTGCAGTAAGCAAATGTATTATCTTTGGAATACGAAACGAACACATAATTATGGCATGTAAACGACGACCATCGTCTCTCCAACACTAAAAACTCTCAGGAATAAGTGCATCTCGTCACTGAAAGATCGAAAATAATTGTGGTTTATTTGCAgaccagaggaggaggaggcagtcaGAGTCACCTTTGGAACATAAAAGAAGCACGTCACCAGGCTTGGAAACAGGGAATGTCCGCTTCCCAACACGTTGAACTGTCAAGAAGAGGTGCATCTTCTTGTCTTTGCAATCTCCGAGTGTTCTCTCCCCGCGCCACGAAAGAAGCCATGCATTGGTTTTGTCCCCAAGCTTCACCTCGAGTGTCTGCCATTTGATGCACAAGTCTCTGATGCATTGTAGTCACTGTCTCCATCGAAGCAAAGTTCATGAACCTTCAACTCGTTGGGGGAATCGAGTAACGTTCTTGGAGAACATTGTTGGTTCATGTCACCGGTGCAAGAGAAGTTTGTCGGTTCATGAACTTTGGTGGCTGACGATTTTTAGAGGAATACaacgaaaaaaagaagaagacgatgacTCGATTGAGGCTTGTTGCGTAAGCAGCACGCCCTGCTTTAAGATTCTTGATAGATTATGTGGGAATTGTGCGGAGCACATAGCATGATCAAGAAATAAGCATAAGACATAAGAGCTTATTTTATAGGATGAGAGATCGTTGTGATGCTGAAGGCCGCCAATGCCTGCTCTAAACTATTTGAGCTTGCTGCAGTGTGAAGATGGAGACGGCAGTGCCACCATGTGCTCCCATTCAAAGCCTTTCCCGTGTCAGATCTCCTTCGTTGTTTTCTATTGCCAATCTATACTTCGTCGACTGGCTGAAGCTTGTTGCAGAAACAGCACGAGTCGTTTTGGGTGGAAGACAATGGCAAAGCATGGGAATGCGAGCTCACTCTCCCCGCTCCAGGAACTCGAGAAAGAACAGAGATGACCGATTGTTCTTCTCCTCCTTCATGGAGAAGGTGATGATGTGACCAGGAACCAACTCTCGAGAGTCTGTAAGGAACAGAACTGTTCCACTACTGTACTCTTCTTCTCCAGAGATACACCAGCATGCGTTGCTGAACAGTTACACCATTCGAAACCAAATTGCAGATTGATAGAGCAAGAAGATACACCTTCTCAAATCACCCCCAACTCCATACATCTTGCATCGGCCAGAGGGACAAAGAGAAGAGAAAGGGtgaaagatagagagagagagagatggtgagCGCTGGTTCCTTCCTTTTTCCTGCACAGAAGACTTGCTCAAATCTTCATGCGTCTTAGGTCCATTCTTTCTCTGCGTCTTCTGGGTCATGGTGGCTGCTCGCCATTGCCGAAAGCTTGTCAAAAGGTGCCGGATTCCTAGGGCACCTGAAAAAGCCTACAACGATACGCAGGGAAAGGCTATGGCTATTGCGTATCCCTGCTTTCCCATACTGCGTTGCGTCACGAGATTGGCAAATTGTGTCGCGGCATTCCCAATGTCAGGGGAATCTTTACCTTCTCTTCCTTCGCATTCAGTCGTCTCGCCGTTCATCATTGCTTTCTTCAACTCCCGTCAATCTCTCCATCCAATCATCATTTCATTCTCCTTCTTAATCTCTGTAATCTTCTCTCAGTAGCAGCACAAATGGGGACTCAAGTCTTAACTAAAGTTCATATGAAGTTGTAATTTACAAAGCCTTTGCTAAGAGGCTTGTTTTCCGTGAGAGATACGCACGGAACGCGACTCAATTCTGGTTGCCCGTTGCCTGGATCGGGTCGCTCTTCGATCTGACCAACGGTGACTCGGGCCCTGCGATGGCAGTGAGCGCATGAGCTGAGGAGGACAAACTGGTAGTTCGGTAGCAAAAGACGCGGATGGTGACCAGACACCGGATGGGGGTGGCTTATGTACCTTGGTCGGAGGTGGTGAACGATCGCTTGCAGTGCGCGATGGCGCTCTGGATCCCGTCCTGCAGCTCCCGGAGAGAGTCGTCACGCCGCTGCGGAAGCGGCGAACGTACCGCGGCAACGGCCTCCGACGCCGACCGGCTTTTACCCAGCCGCTTCCCCACCACCCTCAGCCCAGCCGGGAATCCCTTGGCTCCCCCTCCGATTGCCGCCGCTTCCTGCGGCGGTGCCTTAGCCGGCGCAAGCTCGCTGGGGAGCCTTAGCCTCTCGACGTGCCACCTCGAAACCTTGACGTATAACGGCTTGATCATGTTGAGGTACTTCTGGACGACTTCCCTGGCGAACCTCTTCTCGTCCGTCGTGGCCGCCGAGCTGTCCTCCGCTTGTGGCTTCGCCGTTCGACCGCAGGAGGAAGTGTTCCGGGAGCTGTTGTCCCGTGTGAAGAGCGAGATTATGGGCACCTCGTCCACCTTAAACTTGACGAAGAACCTGCTTTGACGCTCCCCCTGAGGTTGCTGCTTCGGGGAAGCATTCGCCACCGCGGCCGCTGTGGATTTGGGCTTGCGGAGGCGGAGCAAGAAAATGCGGAACTTGGTGGCGGATTTGAGGAGGGAAACGGTTGGAAACTGGGATTTGTTGTCGGGCTCGGAGGCGGTGATCACGATAGAAGTGGGCTCCAAAGGCGCGAGCTTTCCCTTAAAGAAATAGTCGTCGGGAGGGGAGAGGCTTTCGATTACGCGATCATCGCCTTCTCCTCCTCTGGCCCGGGCGTTGCCGCTGCCGACCGAGCATAGCTCGAAGTTGAACTCCCCCTCTTCGACGTCGCCGTCATCAATGGGGAGGGCGGTGAACTCGAGGTCGAAGAAGGGGCCCCCGTCATCGTCGCCGTCGTCATCTGTGGTCACCGAGGAAGGGCGGAGGACGACGGTGTCGGGGGTGTCGGTGGAAAAGCGAATGGCGTCGGCGATGGTGgttcggccgccgccgccgccgccgcgccaGTACTTGAGCAGGCTGAAGGATTCCATAGTTGGGAGAGCCAGAGGAAAAATCGACCCTTAAATAACTGTTGCTATCGTTGTATTGCTACTACTTGCAATAGAACCTTTCCTCACCGTTTATGCTCTGTCCCTCCTCATACATGCTCTTTTTCTCCCAAAGAGAGAGGGCGAAACACAGCAGAGAAGGGGGAGCTTAAAAAGACGGCAGTGATAGtgcggagagagagaaagagtgagCGCATTCACTGAACCAATGCGCAGTAGCAGAGAGTCATTTGCTTTGTGCGGAAGGCTTTTGCACTGCACGAGAAAGGAGAGTGGGAGATGCGAAGAAAAAGAAATGGTTCGTTCGTATCAGTTACATGTGTTGTTGGATTTGACTTAGGAGAGACAGGCAACAGCTGCTTCATTGCCATATCTTTCTCACACGAACATACACCTAAAACAAATCCTTATTTATTTCCAAAAATTACAGAAATTACCttacaatttatattttatttccaaTCGATTTAGTGTTAATtaatgaaatattaaaaatattagaagaagAAATATATATAGTTATGAACAATTTATATGTTCCAAATAATCGAGGGATCCATTTATGTGCCTAAGACACGTTTCCGATAAGATTGGATCGGCACTGCAGGTTGATTTGGCCCAACCAGGATTTCCCATGAACAGATCTGGACTCGGCCCATGATTGATTTATGATGAGATGACACCATGGATCTTGCCACTGCCAATGCTTTAGAAATTGTAAGCAAAGTAATTAATGCACTTATCCTCCCAATGTTCGTAAGTTATAATATGAATTTTATGCCAAGGCAAAGAAAATTTCTAGaaacaatttcttttttttttttcatgggtCTATTGCTTTGAATCTAAGAGTGATTTTTGCATTATTACATGAGATGCAAAAAGCTTATTATGCTAAATTTTAATAGTAAAATGCTAAATCTATATAAAACTAAGATTTGTGTTTTGTCTCAtatattgtttcaaatgtttataTAACTACCATTTATATgctttaacatgtttttctccaaaTAAATGATA of Musa acuminata AAA Group cultivar baxijiao chromosome BXJ2-3, Cavendish_Baxijiao_AAA, whole genome shotgun sequence contains these proteins:
- the LOC103977372 gene encoding uncharacterized protein LOC103977372; the encoded protein is MSTDTEQATPLAVGTKRPDNDEELPAASMTRRRSRLQGRCLICGGSCAAILIIIAIVIVVLALTVFKVKEPVMTMNSVTIEKLAVNFGAPSSSSSQLFAINMTVVADVSVKNPNAASVRFGASTTAIYYRAREMGVAYGPPGTARARRTFRINVTVDVMADRILGDANLFDDLAAGSIAVTTATKVGGRVRVLGVFKHHVDVMMNCSITMAVANQSIVGQNCNQKVRL
- the LOC135606860 gene encoding pentatricopeptide repeat-containing protein At3g16010-like, which encodes MRIRWGALVLAKRAVSSSPQLSRRLKQTENEIVRMFKLPSLENGGMNSLTVRDRQRLGRPLDERFLRILKIFKWGPDAEKALEVLMLRVDHRLVLEVLKTDVEIGVKMQFFHWASKRKNFEHNAATYMALIRCLDEEGLFGEMWRTIQEMVRSPCIIMPVELSEIIRILGRVKMVNKACSIFYQIKIRKCEPNSHAYNSMIIMLMQEGHHEKVHELYNEMCNQGNCLPDTVTYNALIMAFCKLGREDSAFRLLEEMKENKLQPTTKIYTTLMEMCFKSGNVEKAMNLLQDMRDQCCVPNVFTYTELIKGLGKAGRTEEAYEFFLQMQREGCKPDIVLMNNLVNILGKAGRLDDVVKLFEEMESLHCVPNVVTYNTVIKAHFDSKARVSEAASWLEKMKEKGIEPSAFTYSILIDGFCKTNRVEKALMLLEEMDEKGFPPCPAAYCSLIDALGKAKRYDAATELFQELKENCGSSTSRVYAVIIKHFGKCGRLNDAVALFEEMKQLGCVPDVYAYNALMSGMVRMGMMDEAQSMLRAMQEQGCVPDINSLNIILNGVAKSGGPIRAMEMLSNMKQSSFKPDAVSYNTVLGALSHAGMFEEAAKLMKEMNSMGFKYDLITYSSILEAIGKVDDVSANSVS
- the LOC103977027 gene encoding probable membrane-associated kinase regulator 2; translation: MESFSLLKYWRGGGGGGRTTIADAIRFSTDTPDTVVLRPSSVTTDDDGDDDGGPFFDLEFTALPIDDGDVEEGEFNFELCSVGSGNARARGGEGDDRVIESLSPPDDYFFKGKLAPLEPTSIVITASEPDNKSQFPTVSLLKSATKFRIFLLRLRKPKSTAAAVANASPKQQPQGERQSRFFVKFKVDEVPIISLFTRDNSSRNTSSCGRTAKPQAEDSSAATTDEKRFAREVVQKYLNMIKPLYVKVSRWHVERLRLPSELAPAKAPPQEAAAIGGGAKGFPAGLRVVGKRLGKSRSASEAVAAVRSPLPQRRDDSLRELQDGIQSAIAHCKRSFTTSDQGPESPLVRSKSDPIQATGNQN